A stretch of Stenotrophomonas indicatrix DNA encodes these proteins:
- a CDS encoding UDP-N-acetylmuramoyl-L-alanyl-D-glutamate--2,6-diaminopimelate ligase, giving the protein MSPSMLLSQLLPDVALAGHDPVLTGLVLDSRAVRPGNAFVAIAGFGAHGLGFVEQARAAGAGAILFEAPAPAELPAPADAIAVPDLRARLGAMADQFHGAPSRAMTMVGVTGTNGKTSTVQLLAQAWHLLGTPSGSIGTLGAGLYGAVEPTGFTTPLVLQMHALLAQLRDDGARAVAMEVSSHALDQGRVDAVHYDVAVFTNLTRDHLDYHGDMASYGAAKARLFHRPGLKAAVINLDDAFGRQLFAGLPAGVQAIGLSSRGADGASVRAEALQLDGRGIGFELVIDGQRAAVQSPLLGRFNVDNLLAVAGSLHALGHPLPRIAEVLSALQPIRGRMNRLGGEDGLPTVVVDYAHTPDALEQALDSLHGHLQGTLFCVFGCGGERDTGKRPQMAAIAERLANQVIVTDDNPRGEDGDVIVADILAGFTDASAVTVQRNRARAIGLAVKRAGAGDIILIAGKGHEPYQEVNGVRHDFDDTEVSAAALAAKAGVLAAQAGEGAA; this is encoded by the coding sequence ATGAGTCCTTCGATGTTGCTTTCGCAGTTGCTTCCGGACGTGGCCCTGGCGGGCCATGATCCCGTTCTGACCGGCCTGGTGCTGGACAGCCGTGCCGTGCGCCCCGGCAATGCCTTCGTTGCCATTGCCGGCTTCGGCGCGCATGGCCTGGGATTTGTCGAGCAGGCGCGTGCTGCCGGTGCCGGCGCGATCCTGTTCGAAGCGCCCGCGCCTGCCGAGCTGCCTGCACCGGCCGATGCCATCGCCGTGCCGGACCTGCGCGCGCGTCTGGGGGCAATGGCCGACCAGTTCCATGGCGCGCCTTCGCGGGCGATGACCATGGTTGGCGTGACCGGCACCAACGGCAAGACCTCCACCGTGCAGCTGCTGGCCCAGGCCTGGCACCTGCTCGGTACGCCCAGTGGCAGTATCGGCACGTTGGGCGCCGGACTTTATGGTGCGGTCGAGCCGACCGGTTTCACCACCCCGCTGGTGCTGCAGATGCATGCACTGCTGGCGCAGCTGCGCGACGATGGCGCGCGCGCGGTGGCGATGGAAGTCAGCTCGCATGCGCTGGACCAGGGCCGCGTGGATGCGGTGCACTACGACGTGGCGGTGTTCACCAATCTCACCCGCGATCACCTTGACTACCACGGCGACATGGCCAGCTACGGCGCGGCCAAGGCGCGGCTGTTCCATCGCCCGGGCCTGAAGGCGGCGGTCATCAATCTTGACGATGCGTTCGGTCGCCAGCTGTTCGCCGGCCTGCCGGCGGGCGTGCAGGCCATCGGCCTGAGCTCGCGTGGTGCCGACGGTGCCAGCGTGCGCGCCGAAGCGCTGCAGCTGGATGGCCGCGGCATCGGTTTCGAACTGGTCATCGACGGCCAGCGCGCTGCGGTGCAGTCGCCGCTGCTGGGCCGCTTCAACGTGGACAACCTGTTGGCCGTGGCCGGCAGCCTGCATGCGCTGGGGCATCCGCTGCCGCGCATCGCCGAGGTGCTGTCGGCACTGCAGCCGATCCGTGGCCGCATGAACCGCCTGGGCGGTGAAGACGGTCTGCCGACCGTGGTGGTTGATTACGCACATACGCCCGACGCGCTGGAACAGGCGTTGGACAGCCTGCACGGCCACCTGCAGGGCACGCTGTTCTGCGTGTTCGGCTGCGGTGGCGAGCGCGATACCGGCAAGCGCCCGCAGATGGCTGCCATTGCCGAGCGCCTGGCCAACCAGGTCATCGTCACCGACGACAACCCGCGTGGCGAAGACGGCGACGTGATCGTGGCCGACATCCTGGCTGGCTTTACCGATGCCTCGGCCGTGACCGTGCAGCGCAACCGCGCGCGTGCGATCGGCCTGGCGGTGAAGCGCGCCGGTGCCGGCGACATCATCCTGATCGCCGGCAAGGGCCACGAGCCCTATCAGGAAGTGAATGGCGTGCGCCATGACTTCGACGACACCGAAGTGTCGGCCGCCGCGCTGGCTGCGAAGGCCGGTGTGTTGGCCGCTCAGGCAGGGGAGGGCGCCGCATGA
- the murG gene encoding undecaprenyldiphospho-muramoylpentapeptide beta-N-acetylglucosaminyltransferase gives MSAAQNNSRPVMILAGGTGGHIFPGLAVARVLRARGVPVTWMGADGAMETRLVPQHDIHIDTLAITGLRGKGKLALLAAPWRLMRALRAAGLIIRDRQPRAVVAFGGFASGPGGMAARLHGLPLIVHEQNRAPGLTNRILSRYARRLLTGFPGTFAAREEFVGNPVRAEIAAVAPPQQRLADRSGPLRLLVLGGSQGARALNSGVPQALASLGAQVPVMVRHQSGEKLHAEAVEAYAKAGVQGEVTPFIADMAEAFAWADLVVCRSGASTLAELCAVGIGSVLVPFPAAVDDHQTRNAEYLVERDAAVLLKQDETLADGIAALLRDLSENPARRMQMAQAARALAKVDAAERIADIILEEAV, from the coding sequence ATGAGCGCGGCCCAGAACAACAGCCGGCCGGTGATGATCCTGGCCGGTGGTACCGGCGGGCACATCTTCCCGGGCCTGGCCGTGGCCCGCGTGCTGCGCGCGCGTGGCGTGCCGGTCACCTGGATGGGCGCTGATGGCGCCATGGAAACCCGCCTGGTTCCGCAGCACGACATCCACATTGATACGCTGGCCATCACCGGTCTGCGCGGCAAGGGCAAGCTGGCGCTGCTGGCCGCGCCGTGGCGCCTGATGCGCGCGCTGCGTGCGGCCGGCCTGATCATCCGTGATCGCCAGCCGCGTGCGGTGGTCGCCTTCGGTGGCTTCGCTTCCGGCCCCGGTGGCATGGCCGCGCGCCTGCACGGCCTGCCGCTGATCGTGCACGAACAGAACCGCGCGCCGGGCCTGACCAACCGCATCCTGTCGCGCTACGCGCGCCGCCTGCTGACCGGTTTCCCGGGCACCTTCGCTGCACGCGAAGAGTTCGTGGGCAATCCGGTGCGCGCCGAAATCGCCGCCGTCGCGCCGCCGCAGCAGCGCCTGGCCGATCGCAGCGGTCCGCTGCGCCTGCTGGTGCTGGGCGGCAGCCAGGGTGCCCGCGCGCTCAACAGTGGCGTGCCGCAGGCACTGGCCAGCCTGGGTGCGCAGGTGCCGGTGATGGTGCGTCACCAGAGCGGCGAGAAGCTGCATGCCGAAGCGGTCGAGGCCTATGCCAAGGCCGGCGTGCAGGGCGAGGTCACACCGTTCATCGCCGACATGGCCGAAGCCTTCGCCTGGGCCGACCTGGTGGTGTGCCGTTCCGGCGCGTCCACGCTGGCCGAACTCTGCGCGGTCGGCATCGGCAGCGTGCTGGTGCCATTCCCCGCTGCTGTCGACGATCACCAGACCCGCAATGCGGAGTACCTGGTCGAGCGCGATGCAGCCGTATTGCTGAAGCAGGACGAAACGCTGGCAGACGGCATTGCCGCGCTGCTGCGTGATCTGTCCGAAAATCCCGCCCGCCGCATGCAGATGGCGCAAGCCGCGCGTGCCCTGGCCAAGGTCGATGCCGCCGAGCGCATCGCCGATATCATTCTCGAGGAAGCTGTATGA
- a CDS encoding peptidoglycan D,D-transpeptidase FtsI family protein — translation MSKTGRNRPRNAFNLRQRLRWVALALGLCSVSLVGRAAYVQIINSDFYQRQGEARYLRELPIKTSRGMITDRNGEPLAVSTPVASIWVNPQDLLRSPERIPELAQAVGMSVDELSSRLSQKSDKEFMYLRRRINPDEAERVVALKIPGVAAQREFRRFYPQGEAMAHVLGFTNIDDRGQEGLELAFDEWLRGKPGGKRVIRNRKGETVESDLLRAAEPGKDLTLSIDRRIQYLAFKELRNALVANKAAGGSMVIMDVTTGEILAMVNLPTYNPNSLNGAVPDTRRNRAVTDLVEPGSTMKPLTIATALQSGVVTKDTIIDTNPGYMQVARFTIRDVPRNNGVLNVTGVITRSSNIGAAKIAAKMPDQVFYDGVRRFGYGSVPHSGFPGESGGVVRRPANWDGATKTTMSYGYGLNVTPLQIATAYSALANGGKLIAPTFVKGQRNEGQQIIDENVAKQVVAMMETVVTQGGAKQAAVLGYRVAGKTGTARKTGPGGYERGHYNALFAGVVPATNPRFATVIVINDPQGGKFYGGLVSAPVYHNVMEGTLRLMDVPLDDLQSWLAAQQSGKIGHSASVLPVPPAEAALPVDAAAEFDAALPSAHPHVPPATGGTQ, via the coding sequence ATGAGCAAGACCGGCCGCAACCGTCCCCGCAACGCCTTCAACCTGCGCCAGCGCCTGCGCTGGGTGGCCCTGGCGCTCGGCCTGTGCTCGGTATCGCTGGTGGGTCGTGCCGCCTACGTGCAGATCATCAACAGCGACTTCTACCAGCGCCAGGGCGAAGCGCGTTACCTGCGCGAACTGCCGATCAAGACTTCGCGCGGCATGATCACCGACCGCAACGGCGAGCCGTTGGCGGTGTCCACGCCGGTCGCCTCGATCTGGGTGAACCCGCAGGACCTGCTGCGTTCGCCCGAGCGCATCCCCGAGCTGGCACAGGCGGTGGGCATGTCGGTGGACGAGCTGAGCAGCCGCCTGTCGCAGAAGTCGGACAAGGAATTCATGTACCTGCGTCGCCGGATCAATCCGGACGAGGCAGAGCGCGTGGTCGCGCTGAAGATTCCGGGCGTGGCCGCGCAGCGCGAGTTCCGTCGCTTCTACCCGCAGGGTGAAGCGATGGCACACGTGCTGGGCTTCACCAACATCGACGACCGCGGCCAGGAAGGCCTGGAGCTGGCCTTCGACGAATGGCTGCGTGGCAAGCCCGGCGGCAAGCGGGTGATCCGCAACCGCAAGGGCGAGACGGTCGAAAGCGATCTGCTGCGTGCGGCCGAGCCGGGCAAGGACCTGACCCTCAGCATCGACCGCCGCATCCAGTACCTGGCCTTCAAGGAACTGCGCAACGCGCTGGTGGCCAACAAGGCGGCCGGCGGCTCGATGGTGATCATGGACGTGACCACCGGCGAGATCCTGGCCATGGTCAACCTGCCGACCTACAACCCGAACTCGCTCAACGGCGCGGTGCCGGACACGCGCCGCAACCGCGCGGTGACCGATCTGGTCGAGCCGGGTTCGACGATGAAGCCGCTGACCATCGCCACCGCGCTGCAGTCCGGGGTGGTGACCAAGGACACCATCATCGATACCAACCCGGGCTACATGCAGGTTGCCCGTTTCACCATCCGCGATGTGCCGCGCAACAACGGCGTGCTGAACGTCACCGGTGTGATCACCCGCAGCTCCAACATCGGCGCGGCCAAGATCGCCGCGAAGATGCCCGACCAGGTGTTCTACGACGGCGTGCGCCGTTTCGGCTACGGCTCGGTGCCGCACAGTGGCTTCCCCGGCGAGTCCGGCGGTGTCGTGCGGCGCCCCGCCAACTGGGACGGCGCGACCAAGACGACCATGTCCTACGGCTATGGCCTGAATGTCACGCCGCTGCAGATCGCCACCGCGTACTCGGCGCTGGCCAACGGCGGCAAGCTGATCGCGCCGACCTTCGTCAAGGGCCAGCGCAACGAAGGCCAGCAGATCATCGACGAGAACGTCGCCAAGCAGGTGGTGGCGATGATGGAAACGGTGGTCACCCAGGGCGGTGCCAAGCAGGCGGCGGTGCTGGGCTACCGCGTGGCCGGCAAGACCGGTACCGCGCGCAAGACCGGCCCCGGTGGCTACGAGCGCGGCCACTACAACGCGCTGTTCGCCGGCGTGGTGCCGGCCACCAATCCGCGTTTTGCCACCGTCATCGTCATCAACGATCCGCAGGGCGGCAAGTTCTACGGCGGCCTGGTGTCGGCGCCGGTCTATCACAACGTGATGGAAGGCACCCTGCGCCTGATGGACGTGCCGCTGGATGACCTGCAGTCGTGGCTGGCTGCCCAGCAGTCCGGAAAGATCGGGCATTCGGCCTCGGTGCTGCCGGTGCCGCCGGCCGAAGCCGCACTGCCGGTGGATGCCGCCGCTGAATTCGATGCCGCGCTGCCCAGCGCGCACCCCCATGTGCCGCCCGCCACGGGAGGCACGCAATGA
- the ftsL gene encoding cell division protein FtsL: MSRLLLIILLACTVASAIGVVFVRHRHRQTFIELSRAERARDDLNIEFGRLQLEQATLAEANRVDSIAREKLGMKFPEAADVVVVRP; encoded by the coding sequence ATGAGCCGGCTGCTGCTGATCATCCTGTTGGCCTGCACCGTGGCCTCGGCGATCGGCGTCGTGTTCGTGCGTCACCGTCACCGGCAGACGTTCATCGAGCTGTCGCGCGCCGAGCGTGCACGCGATGACCTGAACATCGAATTCGGCCGCCTGCAGCTGGAGCAGGCGACCCTGGCCGAAGCCAACCGCGTGGACAGCATCGCCCGCGAAAAGCTCGGCATGAAGTTCCCCGAAGCCGCCGACGTGGTGGTGGTGCGCCCATGA
- the mraY gene encoding phospho-N-acetylmuramoyl-pentapeptide-transferase, producing the protein MLYELARWLQQLESLFGLFNYQTFRAILAALTALFLSLWLGPAMIRKLAQFKGGQPIRTDGPQTHFSKAGTPTMGGSLILLTVTLSVLMWADLRNRYVWLVLAVMLCFGAIGWYDDWIKIVRRDPNGLKSRWKYLLQSIFGLAAGIFLFQTADVPAALTFYIPMFKSVALPLAGIGFVAIAYFWIVGFSNAVNLTDGLDGLAIMPTVLVACALGVFAYASGNAVFANYLQIPQIPGAGELVIICAAIAGAGLGFLWFNTYPAMVFMGDIGALSLGAVLGTIAVITRQELVLVIMGGVFVIETLSVMIQVASFKLTGKRVFRMAPIHHHFELKGWPEPRVIVRFWIISVVLVLIGLATLKVR; encoded by the coding sequence ATGTTGTATGAACTGGCTCGATGGTTGCAGCAGTTGGAGAGCCTGTTCGGGCTGTTCAACTACCAGACGTTCCGCGCCATCCTTGCCGCGTTGACGGCGCTGTTCCTGTCGCTGTGGCTCGGCCCGGCGATGATCCGCAAGCTTGCCCAGTTCAAGGGCGGCCAGCCGATCCGGACCGATGGTCCGCAGACCCATTTCTCCAAGGCCGGCACGCCGACCATGGGTGGTTCGCTGATCCTGCTCACCGTCACCCTGTCGGTGCTGATGTGGGCCGACCTGCGCAACCGCTACGTGTGGCTGGTGCTGGCGGTGATGCTGTGCTTCGGCGCCATCGGCTGGTACGACGACTGGATCAAGATCGTCCGTCGCGACCCGAACGGCCTGAAGTCGCGCTGGAAGTACCTGCTGCAGTCGATCTTCGGCCTGGCTGCGGGCATCTTCCTGTTCCAGACCGCCGACGTACCGGCGGCGCTGACCTTCTACATCCCGATGTTCAAGTCGGTGGCGCTGCCGCTGGCCGGCATCGGCTTCGTGGCCATCGCCTATTTCTGGATTGTCGGCTTCTCCAACGCGGTCAACCTGACCGACGGCCTGGACGGGCTGGCGATCATGCCGACGGTGCTGGTGGCCTGCGCGCTGGGCGTGTTCGCCTATGCGTCGGGCAACGCGGTGTTCGCCAACTACCTGCAGATCCCGCAGATTCCGGGCGCCGGTGAGCTGGTCATCATCTGTGCGGCGATCGCTGGCGCGGGGCTGGGCTTCCTGTGGTTCAACACCTATCCGGCCATGGTGTTCATGGGCGATATCGGCGCGCTGTCGCTGGGCGCGGTGCTGGGCACCATCGCGGTGATCACCCGCCAGGAACTGGTGCTGGTGATCATGGGCGGCGTGTTCGTCATCGAAACGCTGTCGGTGATGATCCAGGTCGCCTCGTTCAAGCTGACCGGCAAGCGCGTGTTCCGCATGGCGCCGATCCACCACCACTTCGAACTGAAGGGCTGGCCGGAGCCGCGCGTGATCGTGCGCTTCTGGATCATCTCCGTCGTGCTGGTGCTGATCGGCCTGGCCACGTTGAAGGTACGCTGA
- a CDS encoding UDP-N-acetylmuramoyl-tripeptide--D-alanyl-D-alanine ligase — protein MKRTLLSLIAHWAGGEIHGDDVAIDAVSNDTRSLGPGSLYVALRGERFDGHDFAADAQARGASALLVERLLPLDLPQVLVADSERALAKIAAGMQRDRATELFAITGSNGKTSVKSLLLVILQQVAQHAHKVVYANPGNRNNEIGLPLAVIDAPEDADYAVYEMGAGKPGDIAYLTDIARPRYALVNNIAPAHLERMGSLLGVAVTKGAIYAALPADGVAVINADDAYGRWFEQHFIGTPARCRVLRYGLEHTADVTARDIRAGAQGSRFTLVTPMGETGVVLGLPGRHNISNALAAASLALAAGIELSLVATGLAEAQPVPGRQIAHQLHNGAVLVDDSYNANPGSLAAAIDALAAAPEEGWLVLGDMRELGADAEALHAQAGIRARAAGLKRLYALGPLSAAAAAAFGEGGQHFTTHDALSQALKEALHAGVRCLVKGSRGSAMDTIVKALLAQGEESPHVV, from the coding sequence ATGAAGCGCACCCTGCTTTCGCTGATCGCGCACTGGGCCGGTGGCGAGATCCACGGCGACGACGTGGCCATCGACGCGGTCAGCAACGATACCCGCAGCCTTGGCCCGGGCAGCCTGTACGTGGCGCTGCGTGGCGAACGCTTCGACGGCCACGATTTTGCTGCCGACGCACAGGCACGTGGCGCCAGCGCGTTGCTGGTCGAGCGCCTGCTGCCGCTGGACCTGCCGCAGGTGCTGGTGGCCGACAGCGAGCGCGCGCTGGCGAAGATCGCCGCCGGCATGCAGCGTGACCGCGCGACCGAACTGTTCGCCATCACCGGCAGCAACGGCAAGACCAGCGTCAAGAGCCTGCTGCTGGTGATCCTGCAGCAGGTGGCCCAGCACGCGCACAAGGTGGTCTACGCCAACCCGGGCAACCGCAACAACGAGATCGGCCTGCCGCTGGCGGTGATCGACGCACCGGAAGATGCCGACTACGCCGTCTACGAGATGGGCGCCGGCAAGCCGGGCGACATCGCCTACCTGACCGACATCGCGCGCCCGCGCTATGCCCTCGTCAACAACATCGCCCCGGCCCACCTGGAGCGGATGGGCAGCCTGCTCGGCGTGGCGGTGACCAAGGGCGCGATCTACGCCGCACTGCCGGCCGATGGCGTGGCCGTGATCAACGCCGACGATGCCTACGGGCGCTGGTTCGAACAGCATTTCATCGGTACCCCGGCACGTTGCCGGGTGCTGCGCTATGGCCTGGAACACACCGCCGACGTCACCGCGCGCGACATCCGCGCCGGTGCGCAGGGCAGCCGCTTCACCCTGGTCACGCCGATGGGCGAGACGGGCGTGGTGCTGGGCCTGCCGGGCCGCCACAACATCAGCAATGCGCTGGCCGCCGCCAGCCTGGCGCTTGCCGCCGGCATCGAGCTGTCACTGGTGGCCACCGGCCTGGCGGAAGCGCAGCCGGTGCCGGGCCGCCAGATCGCCCATCAGCTGCACAACGGCGCGGTGCTGGTGGACGACAGCTACAACGCCAACCCTGGTTCGCTGGCCGCCGCCATCGACGCACTGGCCGCCGCCCCGGAAGAGGGCTGGCTGGTGCTGGGTGACATGCGCGAGCTGGGCGCCGACGCCGAGGCGCTGCATGCACAGGCGGGCATCCGCGCGCGTGCCGCCGGCCTCAAGCGCCTGTATGCGCTGGGCCCGCTCAGCGCCGCTGCCGCCGCTGCGTTTGGCGAGGGCGGACAACATTTCACCACCCATGACGCGCTGTCGCAGGCGCTGAAGGAAGCGCTGCACGCCGGCGTGCGCTGCCTGGTCAAGGGTTCCCGTGGCAGCGCCATGGACACGATTGTCAAAGCGCTGCTGGCGCAAGGAGAGGAATCCCCGCATGTTGTATGA
- the ftsW gene encoding putative lipid II flippase FtsW — MNDLSHQATRLEAIGGSYDKWLLGAMIALTGLGVVMVASSSIALMSSPFYYLNRHLIFLAVGIVLAIFAARTELKTIEQYNQMLLLGCFALLVVVFVPGLGSSVNGARRWINLGISKFQTVEAVKVLYIVWLSSYLVRFRDEVNATWPAMLKPLGVAGALVVLLLLQPDFGSSTLLLAITAGMLVLGGVNMPRMSMPVVIGLVGMSALAIIEPYRMRRITSFLDPWADQQGDGYQLSNALMAVGRGEWTGVGLGNSVQKLYYLPEAHTDFIFSVTAEEFGFLGTCVIVALYALLVGRTFWLGMRCVEMKRHFSGYIAFGIGLWISMQTFVSIGVNLGILPTKGLTLPLISSGGSSVLMTCVAMGLLLRVSYELKRAERRQAVRMGAADDVAGPAAAEPSAAPVAKNVPMAAAPAAAEPAAVRGTSRLQSRVEPTFGRLG; from the coding sequence ATGAATGACCTGTCGCACCAGGCAACACGCCTTGAGGCCATCGGTGGCAGCTACGACAAGTGGCTGCTCGGCGCGATGATCGCGCTCACCGGGCTGGGCGTGGTGATGGTGGCGTCCAGCTCGATCGCGTTGATGAGCAGCCCGTTCTATTACCTCAACCGTCACCTGATCTTCCTGGCGGTCGGCATCGTGTTGGCCATCTTCGCCGCGCGTACCGAGCTGAAGACCATCGAGCAGTACAACCAGATGCTGCTGCTGGGCTGCTTCGCGCTGCTGGTGGTGGTGTTCGTGCCCGGCCTGGGCAGCAGCGTCAACGGTGCCCGCCGCTGGATCAATCTGGGCATCTCCAAGTTCCAGACGGTCGAAGCGGTGAAGGTGCTCTACATCGTCTGGCTGTCCAGCTACCTGGTGCGCTTCCGCGACGAGGTCAACGCGACCTGGCCGGCGATGCTCAAGCCGCTGGGCGTGGCCGGTGCGCTGGTGGTGCTGCTGCTGCTGCAGCCCGACTTCGGCTCGTCCACCCTGCTGCTGGCGATCACCGCCGGCATGCTGGTGCTGGGCGGGGTGAACATGCCGCGCATGTCGATGCCGGTGGTGATCGGCCTGGTCGGCATGAGCGCGCTGGCGATCATCGAGCCGTACCGCATGCGCCGCATCACCTCCTTCCTCGACCCGTGGGCCGACCAGCAGGGCGACGGCTACCAGCTGTCCAACGCGCTGATGGCGGTGGGCCGCGGCGAGTGGACCGGCGTTGGCCTGGGCAATTCGGTGCAGAAGCTGTACTACCTGCCCGAGGCGCACACCGACTTCATCTTCTCGGTCACCGCCGAGGAATTCGGTTTCCTGGGCACCTGCGTGATCGTGGCCCTGTACGCACTGCTGGTCGGTCGCACCTTCTGGCTGGGCATGCGCTGCGTGGAAATGAAGCGCCACTTCTCCGGTTACATCGCCTTCGGCATCGGCCTGTGGATCAGCATGCAGACCTTCGTTTCGATCGGCGTGAACCTGGGCATCCTGCCGACCAAGGGCCTGACCCTGCCGCTGATTTCGTCGGGTGGTTCGTCGGTGCTGATGACCTGCGTGGCGATGGGCCTGCTGCTGCGCGTGTCCTATGAACTGAAGCGCGCCGAGCGTCGCCAGGCCGTGCGCATGGGCGCTGCCGACGATGTTGCCGGCCCTGCCGCCGCCGAGCCTTCTGCTGCACCGGTGGCGAAGAACGTGCCGATGGCTGCCGCGCCCGCTGCGGCCGAGCCGGCCGCCGTGCGTGGCACCAGCCGCCTGCAGTCGCGCGTCGAACCCACCTTCGGGAGGCTCGGATGA